From Actinosynnema mirum DSM 43827, a single genomic window includes:
- a CDS encoding acyl-CoA dehydrogenase family protein, with product MPDHRTAASVVHSLRELLELGALDLPRPGGGSTAVRWEALAALGRRDLALARLAEGHVDAVAILGEADEEVLPGLYGVWASKAGGTGAALRDGALTGAVRFCSGAHGLDRALVVAAREDGDVLVDVDLTDPRVRRDGDSWRAIGMDASDSADVTFDAVPATRIVGPAGFYANRPGFLWGGGGVAAVWHGGSTGLVERLVRHLRGSARVDEHRLAHLGALHAALRGTAALLRATADGIDARPDADPAIAVHALRASAERTAWTVMDLLPRATGPGPLSWDRGFAQALADLQLYVRQHHAERDLAELGRLVLEARRADGDRAAGGAGGGAEGARATPGDGEEFAPQGETEGLGEERAWARA from the coding sequence ATGCCCGACCACCGCACGGCCGCCTCGGTCGTCCACTCCCTGCGCGAACTCCTGGAACTGGGCGCGCTCGACCTCCCCCGGCCCGGCGGCGGCTCGACCGCCGTCCGCTGGGAGGCGCTCGCCGCGCTCGGCAGGCGGGACCTGGCGCTCGCCCGGCTCGCCGAGGGCCACGTGGACGCGGTGGCGATCCTGGGCGAGGCGGACGAGGAGGTCCTGCCCGGCCTGTACGGGGTCTGGGCGTCCAAGGCGGGCGGCACGGGCGCGGCGCTGCGGGACGGCGCGCTCACCGGCGCCGTGCGGTTCTGCTCCGGCGCGCACGGGCTCGACCGGGCGCTGGTCGTCGCGGCCCGCGAGGACGGCGACGTCCTGGTCGACGTCGACCTGACCGACCCGCGCGTGCGCCGCGACGGCGACTCCTGGCGCGCCATCGGCATGGACGCCTCCGACAGCGCCGACGTCACCTTCGACGCGGTGCCCGCCACCCGGATCGTCGGACCCGCGGGCTTCTACGCGAACCGCCCCGGTTTCCTGTGGGGCGGCGGGGGAGTCGCGGCGGTGTGGCACGGCGGCAGCACCGGGCTGGTCGAGCGGCTGGTGCGGCACCTGCGCGGGTCGGCGCGGGTGGACGAGCACCGCCTGGCGCACCTGGGCGCCCTGCACGCCGCGCTGCGCGGGACCGCCGCGCTGCTGCGGGCCACGGCGGACGGCATCGACGCCAGGCCCGACGCCGACCCCGCGATCGCGGTGCACGCGTTGCGCGCCAGCGCCGAGCGCACCGCGTGGACGGTCATGGACCTGCTGCCGCGCGCCACCGGACCGGGACCGCTGTCCTGGGACCGGGGCTTCGCGCAGGCGCTGGCGGACCTCCAGCTGTACGTGCGGCAGCACCACGCCGAACGGGACCTCGCGGAACTGGGGCGGCTGGTGCTGGAGGCGAGGCGCGCGGACGGGGACCGCGCCGCCGGGGGAGCCGGGGGTGGCGCGGAGGGAGCCCGCGCCACCCCCGGCGACGGGGAAGAGTTTGCGCCGCAAGGGGAAACCGAGGGCCTCGGAGAGGAGCGCGCGTGGGCGAGAGCGTGA
- a CDS encoding bifunctional PIG-L family deacetylase/class I SAM-dependent methyltransferase: MGESVTPEHEWAEFLPTLALPPVHLGNPRVAVVVAAHPDDETLGAGGVVQRLHAGGTSVRLVVASDGEAAFPALDAAGRAELGARRRREMVAALKAQGLTGVEPNWLGLPDSGLADVEPELTRRLAELTRDADLVLLPWPHDPHPDHAAVGRAALAAAPARAHRWSYPIWMWHWMSTDSALPWQLASAHRLTPQERERKQRGIHAFASQLEPGPHGEEPIVDSSMLTHFDREDEVLFREPRAASAPLSRFAELYRGSADPWDTAGSRYEKGKRAALLAALPRERYRHALEPACGAGELTRELVARCDRVTAFDPVPRAVRRALATARGARVLHGALPGSVPNERVDLVVLSEILYYLGDDDLHASLDRLLGLLEPGGDLVAVHWRHWAPEAPRDGEAAHRVLLARPELEPVLERVEQDYVLHVLRRR; encoded by the coding sequence GTGGGCGAGAGCGTGACCCCGGAGCACGAGTGGGCGGAGTTCCTGCCCACCCTCGCGCTGCCCCCGGTCCACCTGGGGAACCCGCGCGTGGCGGTCGTCGTGGCCGCCCACCCCGACGACGAGACCCTCGGGGCAGGCGGGGTCGTGCAGCGCTTGCACGCGGGCGGGACCAGCGTCCGCCTGGTCGTCGCCAGCGACGGCGAGGCCGCGTTCCCCGCGCTGGACGCGGCGGGGCGCGCCGAGCTGGGCGCCCGGCGCAGGCGGGAGATGGTGGCGGCGCTGAAGGCCCAAGGGCTGACCGGCGTCGAGCCGAACTGGTTGGGGCTGCCCGACTCCGGGCTCGCCGACGTCGAACCGGAGCTGACCCGCCGCCTGGCCGAGCTGACCCGCGACGCCGACCTCGTGCTCCTGCCCTGGCCGCACGACCCCCACCCCGACCACGCCGCGGTCGGCAGGGCCGCGCTCGCCGCCGCCCCCGCCCGCGCGCACCGCTGGTCCTACCCGATCTGGATGTGGCACTGGATGAGCACCGACTCCGCGCTGCCCTGGCAGCTCGCCTCGGCGCACCGGCTCACGCCGCAGGAGCGCGAGCGCAAGCAGCGCGGGATCCACGCGTTCGCCTCCCAGCTGGAACCCGGCCCGCACGGTGAGGAGCCGATCGTGGACTCGTCGATGCTCACGCACTTCGACCGCGAGGACGAGGTGCTCTTCCGCGAGCCCCGCGCCGCCAGCGCGCCGCTGTCCCGGTTCGCCGAGCTGTACCGGGGCAGCGCGGACCCCTGGGACACCGCGGGTTCCCGGTACGAGAAGGGCAAGCGCGCCGCGCTGCTGGCCGCGCTGCCCCGCGAGCGGTACCGGCACGCGCTGGAACCGGCCTGCGGCGCGGGCGAGCTGACCCGCGAGCTGGTGGCGCGCTGCGACCGGGTCACCGCGTTCGACCCGGTGCCCAGGGCGGTGCGGCGGGCGCTGGCCACCGCGCGCGGGGCGCGGGTCCTGCACGGCGCGCTGCCGGGGTCCGTGCCGAACGAGCGGGTGGACCTGGTGGTGCTCAGCGAGATCCTCTACTACCTGGGCGACGACGACCTCCACGCGAGCCTTGACCGGTTGCTGGGGCTGCTGGAGCCCGGCGGCGACCTGGTCGCCGTGCACTGGCGGCACTGGGCCCCCGAGGCGCCCCGCGACGGCGAGGCCGCGCACCGGGTGCTGCTGGCGCGCCCGGAGCTGGAGCCCGTGCTGGAGCGGGTGGAGCAGGACTACGTCCTGCACGTGCTGCGCCGTCGATGA
- a CDS encoding glycosyltransferase: MIEAVGVVVPARDEAGTVGDAVRAALRALEACPVRSVVCVVADRCADDTAGLARAAGAVVLEQRAELALGQVRDLGTRHALALLGGDPARTWLLGSDADSVVGPDWVTRHLAHAAEGADVVTGRVEVVGLEAELSRRYRGFLARETRTPVHGADFGVRGSAFLAVGGYRPLSSGEDRDLWWRLVAAGFRAAQSTDVVVRTSGRVVGRARGGVADLLADLRAGAEEVG; encoded by the coding sequence ATGATCGAGGCGGTCGGGGTGGTGGTGCCCGCGCGCGACGAGGCGGGCACGGTCGGCGACGCGGTGCGGGCGGCGCTGCGGGCGCTGGAGGCGTGCCCGGTGCGGTCGGTGGTGTGCGTGGTGGCCGACCGGTGCGCCGACGACACCGCCGGGCTCGCCCGCGCGGCCGGGGCCGTCGTGCTGGAGCAGCGCGCGGAGCTGGCGCTCGGGCAGGTGCGGGACCTCGGGACGCGGCACGCGCTCGCGCTGCTGGGCGGCGACCCGGCGCGCACGTGGCTGCTGGGCAGCGACGCGGACAGCGTCGTCGGGCCGGACTGGGTGACGCGGCACCTGGCGCACGCGGCGGAGGGCGCCGACGTGGTGACCGGGCGGGTGGAGGTGGTGGGGCTGGAGGCGGAGCTGTCCCGGCGCTACCGGGGTTTCCTCGCCCGCGAGACCCGGACTCCGGTGCACGGGGCCGACTTCGGGGTGCGGGGGAGCGCTTTCCTCGCGGTGGGCGGGTACCGGCCGCTGAGCAGCGGCGAGGACCGGGACCTGTGGTGGCGTCTGGTCGCGGCCGGGTTCCGGGCCGCGCAGTCGACCGACGTGGTGGTGCGGACCAGCGGCCGGGTGGTCGGCCGGGCGCGCGGCGGCGTCGCCGACCTGCTGGCCGACCTGCGCGCGGGGGCCGAGGAAGTCGGCTGA
- a CDS encoding GNAT family N-acetyltransferase: MPDSRPAAAFLETGRLRLRAFTPDDAERLRELDSDPDVMRFLTGGAPTGMDVVRERVLPRLLHVHPCLGTRGYWAAEERGGGEFLGWFEFRPLDEGTPAVVELGYRLRKSAWGRGYATEGSRALIDKGFAELGVERVTANTMAVNSGSRRVMEKSGLVLLRSFTGEWPDPIPGSEHGEVEYGLTRAEWSRGR; this comes from the coding sequence GTGCCCGATTCCCGGCCCGCAGCGGCCTTCCTGGAGACCGGGCGACTGCGCCTGCGGGCGTTCACCCCGGACGACGCCGAGCGCCTGCGAGAGCTCGACTCGGACCCCGACGTCATGCGGTTCCTCACCGGCGGCGCGCCGACCGGGATGGACGTGGTGCGCGAGCGCGTCCTGCCCCGGCTCCTGCACGTCCACCCGTGCCTGGGCACGCGCGGCTACTGGGCGGCCGAGGAGCGGGGCGGTGGGGAGTTCCTGGGGTGGTTCGAGTTCCGGCCGCTCGACGAGGGCACGCCGGCCGTCGTGGAGCTGGGGTACCGGCTGCGCAAGTCCGCCTGGGGCAGGGGCTACGCGACCGAGGGGTCGCGGGCGCTGATCGACAAGGGGTTCGCCGAGCTGGGCGTCGAGCGGGTCACCGCGAACACCATGGCGGTCAACAGCGGGTCCCGGCGGGTGATGGAGAAGTCCGGGCTGGTGCTCCTGCGCTCGTTCACCGGGGAGTGGCCGGACCCGATCCCCGGTTCCGAGCACGGCGAGGTCGAGTACGGGCTGACCCGCGCCGAGTGGAGCCGGGGCCGGTAG
- a CDS encoding pectate lyase produces MRIRSRKTFHLAVAALAAVAAVGVVNAATPSTAQAAGSSFPSAKGTPQPVSKSIEVGKSLDGGMKRYYGSGKLGGDNQKEGQDPLFVLSDGATLSNVVIGSPAADGVHCLGTCTLSNVWWEDVGEDAATFKGSKSSQTMTISGGGARKASDKVFQHNGPGTMHIKNFQVDDFGKLYRSCGNCKTQHKRNVIIENVTAYAPGKSMVGINTNYGDTAKITKLTVVGDSKKKLSVCDKYTGTTKGEPKKTGSGPDGKHCQYSTSDVTYK; encoded by the coding sequence GTGCGCATCAGATCCAGGAAGACGTTCCACCTCGCTGTCGCGGCACTGGCCGCGGTGGCGGCGGTCGGCGTGGTGAACGCGGCGACGCCGTCGACCGCGCAGGCCGCGGGAAGCAGTTTCCCGAGCGCCAAGGGAACGCCGCAGCCGGTCTCGAAGAGCATCGAGGTCGGCAAGTCGCTCGACGGCGGGATGAAGCGCTACTACGGCAGCGGGAAGCTCGGGGGTGACAACCAGAAGGAGGGCCAGGACCCGCTGTTCGTGCTCTCCGACGGGGCAACGCTGTCCAACGTGGTGATCGGCTCCCCGGCCGCCGACGGCGTCCACTGCCTGGGAACTTGCACGCTGAGCAACGTGTGGTGGGAGGACGTCGGCGAGGACGCGGCCACCTTCAAGGGGTCGAAGTCGTCGCAGACGATGACCATCAGCGGCGGCGGGGCCCGCAAGGCGTCGGACAAGGTGTTCCAGCACAACGGTCCGGGCACCATGCACATCAAGAACTTCCAGGTCGACGACTTCGGGAAGCTCTACCGCTCGTGCGGCAACTGCAAGACCCAGCACAAGCGGAACGTGATCATCGAGAACGTCACCGCTTACGCGCCCGGCAAGTCGATGGTGGGCATCAACACCAATTACGGCGACACCGCGAAGATCACGAAGCTGACGGTGGTCGGCGACTCCAAGAAGAAGCTCTCGGTGTGCGACAAGTACACCGGGACCACCAAGGGCGAGCCGAAGAAGACGGGCAGCGGGCCGGATGGCAAGCACTGCCAGTACTCGACCTCGGACGTGACCTACAAGTAG
- a CDS encoding carbohydrate ABC transporter permease — translation MTSTSVPAVVRPARRARSQQRRTHRFGWVFVAPFLLVFALAFLAPIGYAIGLSLFREQAFFGGSTFVGFDNYIQVLGDSKFWESFARVSVFLVVQVPIMLLLALVAALAIDSARLHAAGFFRIVIFLPYAVPAVVATLIWGYIYGDTFGLAADINGLLGSKTLVPLSGDWVLFSIGNIVTWEFIGYNMLIFYSALKIIPKDLYEAAAIDGAGAFRTITSVKLPALRGSIVVATIFSIIGSFQLFNEPNILRPLTPNAISTYYTPNMYAYNLSFNGQQYNYSATVAILMGVITTVIALIVQLRGSRKGA, via the coding sequence ATGACGTCCACGTCGGTACCGGCCGTCGTACGGCCGGCACGCCGAGCGCGTTCGCAGCAGCGACGCACGCACCGCTTCGGATGGGTGTTCGTGGCGCCGTTCCTGCTGGTGTTCGCACTGGCCTTCCTCGCGCCGATCGGATACGCGATCGGGCTGAGCCTCTTCCGCGAGCAGGCCTTCTTCGGCGGTAGCACCTTCGTCGGGTTCGACAACTACATCCAGGTCCTCGGCGACTCGAAGTTCTGGGAGTCGTTCGCCAGGGTCTCGGTGTTCCTGGTCGTGCAGGTGCCGATCATGCTGCTGCTCGCGCTCGTCGCGGCGCTGGCGATCGACAGCGCCCGGCTGCACGCGGCGGGCTTCTTCCGCATCGTGATCTTCCTGCCGTACGCGGTGCCCGCGGTCGTGGCCACCCTCATCTGGGGCTACATCTACGGCGACACGTTCGGCCTGGCCGCGGACATCAACGGCCTGCTCGGCAGCAAGACGCTGGTGCCGCTCTCCGGCGACTGGGTGCTGTTCTCCATCGGCAACATCGTCACCTGGGAGTTCATCGGCTACAACATGCTGATCTTCTACTCGGCGCTGAAGATCATCCCGAAGGACCTGTACGAGGCGGCGGCGATCGACGGCGCGGGCGCGTTCCGCACCATCACGAGCGTCAAGCTCCCGGCGCTGCGCGGTTCCATCGTGGTCGCGACGATCTTCTCGATCATCGGCAGCTTCCAGCTGTTCAACGAGCCCAACATCCTGCGCCCGTTGACGCCCAACGCGATCAGCACCTACTACACGCCGAACATGTACGCCTACAACCTGTCCTTCAACGGCCAGCAGTACAACTACTCCGCCACCGTGGCCATCCTGATGGGCGTGATCACCACCGTGATCGCCCTGATCGTGCAGCTGCGCGGCTCGCGCAAGGGAGCGTGA
- a CDS encoding carbohydrate ABC transporter permease, with amino-acid sequence MAIFVLYSLVPLAWLIISATKSQPDLYTSSGLWFGDSFSLFDNIKQTFTYNDGIFLRWLGNTLLYVVVGAGGATLLSTAAGYGLAKYRFPGRPVVFAIVLGAIAIPGTALAVPTFLLFSELGLTNTPWAIIIPSLVSPFGLYLIWTYAVDAIPEELMEAARLDGASEVRIFFSVTLRLLAPGIVTVALFAVVATWNNYFLPLIMLSEPDWYPLTVGLNQWNAASVGAGAQPVQHLVITGALITIIPLVAAFLFMQRFWQSGLSAGSVKQ; translated from the coding sequence ATGGCGATCTTCGTGCTGTACTCGCTGGTGCCGCTGGCCTGGCTGATCATCAGCGCGACGAAGAGCCAGCCGGACCTCTACACCTCGTCCGGCCTGTGGTTCGGCGACTCGTTCTCGCTGTTCGACAACATCAAGCAGACCTTCACGTACAACGACGGGATCTTCCTGCGCTGGCTGGGCAACACCCTGCTGTACGTGGTGGTCGGCGCGGGCGGCGCGACGCTGCTGTCCACCGCCGCGGGCTACGGCCTGGCCAAGTACCGCTTCCCCGGCCGCCCGGTGGTGTTCGCCATCGTGCTCGGCGCGATCGCGATCCCCGGCACGGCGCTCGCCGTCCCCACCTTCCTGCTGTTCAGCGAGCTGGGCCTGACCAACACCCCCTGGGCGATCATCATCCCGTCCCTGGTCAGCCCGTTCGGCCTCTACCTCATCTGGACCTACGCGGTGGACGCGATCCCGGAGGAGCTGATGGAGGCGGCCCGCCTGGACGGCGCGAGCGAGGTGCGGATCTTCTTCTCGGTGACGCTGCGCCTGCTCGCCCCCGGCATCGTCACGGTCGCGCTGTTCGCGGTCGTGGCCACCTGGAACAACTACTTCCTGCCGCTGATCATGCTCAGCGAGCCGGACTGGTACCCGCTGACCGTCGGCCTGAACCAGTGGAACGCCGCCTCGGTCGGCGCGGGCGCCCAGCCCGTCCAGCACCTCGTGATCACCGGCGCGCTGATCACGATCATCCCCCTCGTCGCGGCCTTCCTCTTCATGCAGAGGTTCTGGCAGTCCGGCCTGAGCGCGGGCAGCGTCAAGCAGTAA
- a CDS encoding ABC transporter substrate-binding protein: MSTTSRRARVAVAMAAALTTALTACSSGDTAANQPAGMTGTADAVDAALKAGGEITYWSWTPSAQAQVDAFMKEYPQVKVNYVNAGTNKDQYTKLQNAIKAGSGAPDVAQVEYQALPQFAMTDSLLDLGQFGFNEYEKDYTASTWNSVKVGGGLFGLPQDSGPMAMFYNKEVFDQYQIQVPKTWDEYVAAAEKLNAADPTKFITADSGDAGFATSMIWQAGGKPFTVDGTNVKVNLQDEGAKKWTETWNKLVSKKLTAPTITGWSDEWYRGLGNGSIVTMINGAWMPGILEASVPDGKGKWAVAPMPTYDGKPATAENGGGGQSVIKQSANPALAAGFVRWLNHEQGGIDKFIEFGGFPATTKELESDAFLNAESAYFGGQKINQVLSQAGKDVVKGWEYLPFQLYANSIFNDNAGSAYANASDLNAGLASWQKAITEYGNQQGFTVTN; the protein is encoded by the coding sequence ATGTCTACCACCAGCCGCCGCGCGCGGGTGGCCGTGGCGATGGCCGCCGCGCTCACCACCGCGCTCACCGCCTGCTCCTCCGGCGACACCGCCGCGAACCAGCCGGCGGGCATGACCGGCACCGCTGACGCCGTCGACGCCGCCCTGAAGGCCGGTGGCGAGATCACCTACTGGAGCTGGACCCCTTCGGCGCAGGCGCAGGTCGACGCCTTCATGAAGGAGTACCCGCAGGTCAAGGTGAACTACGTCAACGCGGGCACCAACAAGGACCAGTACACCAAGCTGCAGAACGCGATCAAGGCCGGCTCGGGCGCGCCCGACGTGGCCCAGGTCGAGTACCAGGCCCTGCCGCAGTTCGCGATGACCGACTCGCTGCTGGACCTCGGCCAGTTCGGGTTCAACGAGTACGAGAAGGACTACACCGCCTCCACCTGGAACTCGGTGAAGGTCGGCGGCGGCCTGTTCGGCCTGCCGCAGGACTCGGGCCCCATGGCGATGTTCTACAACAAGGAGGTGTTCGACCAGTACCAGATCCAGGTCCCCAAGACCTGGGACGAGTACGTCGCCGCCGCCGAGAAGCTGAACGCCGCGGACCCCACCAAGTTCATCACCGCGGACTCCGGTGACGCCGGCTTCGCCACCAGCATGATCTGGCAGGCGGGCGGCAAGCCGTTCACCGTCGACGGCACCAACGTCAAGGTGAACCTGCAGGACGAGGGCGCCAAGAAGTGGACCGAGACCTGGAACAAGCTGGTCTCCAAGAAGCTCACCGCGCCCACCATCACCGGCTGGTCGGACGAGTGGTACCGGGGCCTGGGCAACGGCAGCATCGTCACGATGATCAACGGCGCCTGGATGCCCGGCATCCTCGAGGCCTCCGTGCCTGACGGCAAGGGCAAGTGGGCCGTGGCCCCGATGCCGACCTACGACGGCAAGCCCGCGACCGCCGAGAACGGCGGCGGCGGCCAGTCCGTCATCAAGCAGAGCGCCAACCCCGCGCTCGCGGCGGGCTTCGTGCGCTGGCTGAACCACGAGCAGGGCGGCATCGACAAGTTCATCGAGTTCGGCGGCTTCCCGGCCACCACCAAGGAGCTCGAGTCGGACGCGTTCCTGAACGCCGAGTCCGCGTACTTCGGCGGCCAGAAGATCAACCAGGTCCTCTCGCAGGCGGGCAAGGACGTCGTGAAGGGCTGGGAGTACCTGCCGTTCCAGCTGTACGCCAACAGCATCTTCAACGACAACGCCGGTAGCGCCTACGCCAACGCCAGCGACCTGAACGCGGGTCTGGCCTCCTGGCAGAAGGCCATCACCGAGTACGGCAACCAGCAGGGCTTCACCGTCACCAACTGA
- a CDS encoding alpha-N-arabinofuranosidase yields MVVSIDADLADAIGPVPRRLFGSFVEHMGRAVHTGIHEPGHPASDETGLRGDVLELVRELGPTVVRYPGGNFVSGYRWEDGTGPVEGRPTRFDPAWHTLESNTFGLHEFVDWARKADVEPMYAVNLGTRGIQEAADVLEYCNLPGGTALSDRRRANGAEHPFGITLWCLGNEMDGPWQIGHKSADEYGRLAAETARLMRMIDPRVELVVAGSSNEEMPTFGQWERTVLAHTAELVDHISVHAYYQEFDGDADSYLGSSVAFDRYLNRTAAIIDGVLAELGLDKKIGISVDEWNAWDQRHWNEVEQPALRAQPPAHHPRVIEDTYTVTDAVVVGTLLNSLLRNVDRVSMANLAQLVNVIAPIRSEPGGPAWRQTTFHPFSLTAAHATGTSLKLSVDGSPRIDTALHGPVDQVDASATYDAETGRGAVFLVNRSTTESAEVSVRLRGAALRLADARTVTIPPGGDRHTANTEHSQPVAPTALDGATATASEEGTTLSATLSPLSWSVLVVTDHG; encoded by the coding sequence ATGGTCGTCAGCATCGACGCGGACCTCGCCGACGCCATCGGGCCGGTGCCGCGCAGGCTCTTCGGCTCGTTCGTCGAGCACATGGGACGCGCGGTGCACACCGGCATCCACGAGCCGGGCCACCCCGCCTCCGACGAGACCGGGCTGCGCGGCGACGTCCTGGAGCTGGTGCGCGAGCTCGGCCCCACGGTCGTGCGCTACCCCGGCGGCAACTTCGTCTCCGGCTACCGCTGGGAGGACGGCACCGGTCCGGTCGAAGGCCGCCCCACCCGCTTCGACCCGGCGTGGCACACGCTGGAGAGCAACACCTTCGGCCTGCACGAGTTCGTGGACTGGGCGCGCAAGGCCGACGTCGAGCCCATGTACGCGGTCAACCTCGGCACCCGAGGCATCCAGGAAGCCGCCGACGTCCTGGAGTACTGCAACCTCCCCGGCGGCACCGCCCTCAGCGACCGCCGCCGCGCCAACGGCGCGGAGCACCCCTTCGGCATCACGCTCTGGTGCCTGGGCAACGAGATGGACGGCCCCTGGCAGATCGGCCACAAGAGCGCCGACGAGTACGGCCGCCTCGCCGCCGAGACCGCCCGCCTGATGCGCATGATCGACCCGCGCGTGGAGCTGGTCGTCGCGGGCTCCTCCAACGAGGAGATGCCGACCTTCGGGCAGTGGGAGCGCACCGTGCTCGCCCACACCGCCGAGCTGGTCGACCACATCTCCGTGCACGCCTACTACCAGGAGTTCGACGGCGACGCCGACAGCTACCTGGGCAGCTCGGTCGCCTTCGACCGCTACCTGAACCGCACCGCCGCCATCATCGACGGCGTCCTCGCGGAGCTGGGGCTGGACAAGAAGATCGGCATCAGCGTCGACGAGTGGAACGCCTGGGACCAGCGGCACTGGAACGAGGTCGAGCAGCCCGCGCTGCGCGCCCAGCCGCCCGCGCACCACCCGCGCGTCATCGAGGACACCTACACCGTCACCGACGCCGTGGTCGTCGGCACCCTCCTGAACTCCTTGCTGCGCAACGTGGACCGGGTCTCCATGGCGAACCTGGCGCAGCTGGTCAACGTCATCGCGCCCATCCGCAGCGAGCCCGGCGGTCCGGCGTGGCGGCAGACCACGTTCCACCCCTTCAGCCTCACCGCGGCGCACGCGACCGGAACGAGCCTCAAGCTCTCCGTCGACGGCAGCCCGCGCATCGACACCGCCCTGCACGGACCCGTCGACCAGGTCGACGCCTCGGCGACCTACGACGCCGAGACCGGCAGGGGCGCGGTGTTCCTGGTCAACCGCTCCACCACGGAGTCCGCCGAGGTGTCGGTGCGGCTGCGCGGGGCCGCGCTGCGGCTCGCCGACGCCCGCACCGTGACGATCCCGCCCGGCGGCGACCGGCACACCGCCAACACCGAGCACTCCCAGCCAGTCGCACCCACCGCGCTGGACGGCGCGACCGCGACGGCGTCCGAGGAAGGAACGACACTGTCCGCCACCCTGTCCCCGCTGTCCTGGTCCGTGCTCGTGGTGACCGACCATGGCTGA